CTCGATAGACATCATCCTGGGCGAAGTGGACAGGTAACGCGGGCGTTTAACAGGATGAGGTAGGATAGCGTTAACGACAAGAACAGAATCTCGGAGGATTACATGCAAATCACTGACATTACGGCGCACCTTGTGCATCCGGGCAAGGCGAAAAACCTGTGTTTCGTGAAGATTGACACGGACGAGGGCATACATGGCTGGGGAGAGTGCTACACGCAGTCCGACCGCGACACACAGATTGTCGCGCATGTGGAGCAGCTCAAGCGCTACCTCATCGGGCGCGACCCCACTAACATCAAGCACTTCATGCAGATGGCATTCGACGACTTTGCCGGCAGGCGCGGCGCGATGGACTACTACTGCGCCATCAGCGGCCTCGAGCACGCCATGTGGGACATCGCGGGCAAGGCTTATGGCGCGCCCGTGCATAAGCTCATCGGCGGCGCGTGTCGAGATAAGATTCGCGTCTATGCCAACGGCTGGTCCGGCGGCAACCCCACGCCCGAATCGCTCGCCGAGCGCGCATCCGAGGTCATAGAAGCAGGCTTCACCGCGCTCAAGTTCGACCCCATACCCGGACGCTGGCGCACATTTGTCGGCAAGGAAGTGGAAGACGCAGCCGTGGCGAATGTGCGCGCCGTCCGCGAAGCCGTAGGTCCCGATGTGGACATACTCGTTGAGATGCACCGCCGACTCGCGCCCATGCACGCCGTCCGCATCGCCCACGAGATCGAGCAGTACCGCCCGTTCTGGTACGAAGAACCCGTGCTCGCCGAGAACATCCCCGCGCTCGCCTCCGTGCGCCAGAAGATAAACATCCCCGTCGTGACCGGCGAGGAGCTTTACACCAAGTTCGAGTTCCGCGAGGTCTTCGAGAAGCAGGCGGCAGACATCCTCAACCCCGATGTCTGCAACGTCGGTGGCATCCTAGAACTCAAGGAAATCGCGGCAATGGCAGAGCCATACTTCGTCGTCATCTCGCCGCACAACTTCAACAGCACCACCGTCGGCTTGGCAGCAACCATACAAGTCTCAGCAGCCATACCCAACTTCCTCATAACCGAATACTTCGTCAACCTCGAAGACCTCGGCAACGACATCGCCAAGAACCCCTTCGAGGTCAAAGACGGCTACATCCAACTGCCCGATACCCCCGGACTAGGCATAGACCTAGACGAAGAGCGCCTCGCCGCCTATCCATACAAGCCCTTCCCGCCGCGCTCGCCCGCCCAAATCTGGGACGAGGGACCATAACTCACATCGATGTACAGGATAAGCAAGATGAATTTTGTGCCTTCCCCCTCGATGGGGGAAGGTTAGGATGGGGGTGTAGTGAATGAATTATGCTCAGTCCTATTGTTGTCAACTGACACTTGACACTTGACAACGCAACCCCGTAGTCTGTTGGCATGATAGTGTCGTTCAGAAATCGTCGGCTCGAAGCTCTCTACAACGGCAACGAGCGCAGGGTAGCGCCCCAACACTTGCGGAAGTTGAAGCGCATTCTCGGCCTCCTAGATATAAGCAGCACGCCAAGGGATATGGACATACCGGGCTTTCGTCTGCACTCCCTGACGGGCGACCTCAGAGGACACTACGCTGTCTGGGTATCGGCGAACTGGCGAGTAACTTTCAGGTTCGATGAAGACGGTAACGCCGCCGATGTCGATTACACCGATTACCACTAAGGAGACGCTGCTATGCCTATGCACAACCCGCCCCATCCCGGAGAAATCGTTAAGTATGAATGTCTCGAACCACTGGGCTTGACCGTAACGCGCGCCGCTGAAGGCTTAGGCATAACCCGGCAGGCGCTGTCCAATCTCGTGAATGAAAAGTCGGACATGTCGGTTGACATGGCGCTGCGGCTCTCGCAGGCGTTCGGCTCAACCCCGGAGACATGGCTGAGATTGCAGATGGCTCACGACCTGTGGCAAGCGCGAGAGCAAGCCGAACAAATCAAGGTCGAGCGATTCGCCGCAGCGAATACGGCCGATTAAGCGGCTGACGTTGATGTACAGGACAAGGTGAAAGCTGGACGACATGGAAGAAACCAAGATATGGTCCGTTGATGGCGATGGAACTTCTACAACGCAACTGGACACCACGAACCGGATGGAAACCGAAGGACGTCTTGAGGACATCCTGACTCGGAACCCGGACATGCTCGAAGATGGTTTACAGCTAGTTGGACGGCAAACATCAACCGCAGGTGGATGGCTCGACCTGCTCGGCGTGGACACCGACGGCAGGCTTGTTGTGTACGAACTGAAGCGCGGACGGCTGAACCGTGACGCAGTAGCGCAGGTGATAGACTATGCTTCAGACCTGGACACAAAGGAACAGGACGACCTGAGCAGTCATATAGAGCGACAATCGGGCAAGTATGGAATCGAGAAAATTGATGACTTCAAGGACTGGTATAGCAAATTGCGCGAAAGCAACGAGTTGCCAGAGGATGACCTTGAAGCCCTTAAGCCTCCCAGGATGGTCCTTGTAGGGCTAGGCGTTGATGACACTACTGAACGCATGGTGGGCTATATGGCGAGTGGTGGAATGGACATTTCGTTGCTAACATTCTACGGCTTCGCCAACACCGACGGCAAAATACTACTTGCCAGAAATGTAGAGGTGGGCAGCGACAGAATACCAGTAAACCAAGGCCCGCGCAGTCGCCACAGAAATCGTCGAGCGCAATTTGAGAGGAAAGCTCAAACTCTGCCGACGGATGTCCAAAATGTGCTGACCGAAATAGAGATCATGTTCAGAAGGCAACACAGCAGGTTCAGCAAAGGCTATTCAACCACACGGATGAATTTCAGCTTGGACTACTCATGGTATGACTTTCCGGGAATGGAATGGAAAAACAAAGCCGTAACGCTGTTTGTTGAAATTTCCAACGGCGACTATGTAAATCTTGGTTTTCATCCGGCAGCTGTCCACTTTGCGTCTGACGACGAGATTAACAAACTCAGGGACGAAGGCGTCAATTTTGAAAGAGTCGAATTAGCGGATAGTGGGTATGAGGCCATGCGACACTTTGAACAGATTAAGCATGAAATCAAATACCCGCTACGGTCGCTCGCCGATTGGGAAGAACACAGAGAAACGCTGACGGCGCTAACGCAGAAGGTCTGCAAGGCGTATGACGCCGCCAGAGAGGAGGCATTGTCAAACCAATAGATAACATCCCCTCCATCCCGTCCATCAATGTCAAACCCCAAGAAGGAGCCACCCCCATGCCCCAACAAACCACCCCCGACGACTTCCGCGCCCTCACGCAGCGCGCCGGTCTCAACCTCACCGACGACGAGCTTGAGCACCTCAAGCCGATGTACGACCACTATCTTGAACCCATCGCCCGCATGAATGCGCTGAACCTTGACGCCGAAGACTTGGCGGTCGTCTATTCGCCGGGCTGGGACCCGGAGGTGTAGCCATGACCACAGAATTGCATTATCTCACCATCGGCGAAGCAAGCGGGCTGCTGCAAAGCGGCGAGCTATCGCCCGTCGAGCTTACCCGCGCATTCCTCGAGCGCATCGACGCGCTCGACGACACGCTTGAATGCTACATCACGGTGCTGCACGACGGCGCTATGGCTGAGGCGCGGCAGGCGGAAGCCGAAATCCTGCGCGGCGACTATCGCGGTGCCATGCACGGCATACCCATCGCCCTCAAGGACCTCTACGATACTGAAGGCGTCCTCACCACCGCAAGCTCCAAGGTAATGGCAGACCGCGTTCCCACTGAGGACGCCACCACGACGGCGCGCCTGAGAGAGGCGGGCGCTGTGCTGCTAGGCAAGCTCGCCATGCACGAATTCGCGCTCGGCGGCCCCGACCCAACGAACGGCTTTCCACTCGCGCGCAACCCGTGGAACCTCGACCACATCCCCGGCGGATCGAGCAGTGGCTCCGGCGCGGGCATCGCCGCCGGGCTGTGCATGGGCACGCTCGGCTCTTGCACCGGCGGCAGCATTCGCGGACCGGCCGCGTTCTGCAGCATCGCCGGCATCAAGGCAACATACGGGCGCGTGAGCCGCTACGGCGTCGTGCCACTGAGCTGGACGCTCGACCACTGCGGGCCCATGACTTGGACTGTCGAAGATTCCGCCATTATGTTGCAGGCGATTGCCGGCTATGACCCGAAAGACCCGACGACCAGCCGCGCGCCGGTGCCGGACTACTCCGAGTCGCTGATAGATGACATTGAAGGCATGCGTATCGGCGTGCCGCGCCATTTCTTCTTCGCGGACGACCCCACGATCGACAAGGATGTTCTCTCAGCGGTGGACGACGCCCTGCAAGTCATGGAAGAATTGGGCGCGCATGTCGAAGAGGTCAATATCCCCATGCTGGAGCACGCAGGCGCAGCGCAGCCGGTCATAATGCTCAGCGAAGCGTTCGCCTATCACCAGAACAACCTGCGCGACACGCCCGAGCTTTTCGGCGAGATGGTGCGCGCGCGATTCCGCACGGGCGGGCTGTTCTCAGGCGGCGACTATGTGCAGGCGCAGCGCGTACGCAACGTGCTCAAGCGCGAGTTCGCCGAAGTGCTGCGCAATGTCGATGTCATCGTGTCGCCAACGATGTCCAACCCGGCGCCGCGCTTCGACGCGATGGACGCCATGACCACCTCGCGCGTGCCAAGCTTCACCGGACCGTACAACCTGACCGGCATGCCCGCCATATCCGTGCCGTGCGGCTTCACGCCGGCCGGCCTGCCCGTCGGGCTGCAAATCGCGGGCAAGCCCTTCGATGAACCGACGGTCTTCCGCGCCGCCCACGCCTACGAACGGCAAGCCCGCTTATTCGAGCGCCGCCCGGCAGTGTAACGGAGAGCGCTAGAGCCCAATCCTCCCCACCCTGTAAATCAAGTTAAGTCAAACCTACGGCGCTTGCAGCAACTGCAACAGGTTGCCGTCCGGGTCTTTGAAGGTGGCGACCCAGCCGCCCCAATGCTCGCGCTCCGGCGTTCTGACGAAGCGCACGCCGGAGGCGGTCAGCCGTTCGTGCAGCGCGTGGATTTCCGATGTGCCGAAGTTCACCATAATGCGCTGCGGCTCGGCGTTCTTGCCGCTCACTTCGGAGTGCTCGCCGATGTTGAAGCGCATGTCGCCCCACCTGAATGCGACGAAGTCCGGCCGTATGACATGCACGGGAAGCCGCAGCGTATCGCGGTAGAACGCCGTCATCGATTCCATGTGTTCTGTCCAAATTATCACGCCCACGATGCCGTCAATCATTGTTAATTTCCTTATTGTCTTTGTTGCTAGGCGTACTGCTTTGCACCATTCTAACCTGCCCCATAGGGGGATATGACTAGGTGAATGTTGGGGCATGGATAATTGTAGCATTTGCGCCCGTCGTTGATGTCCGTGCTTCCCTGTCCCGATTCTGCCATCCTTTAAGCCCCATCCTGGGCGGGATGGCGAACCTTTGCTAAAAATTCGGCGGCGGCTTTCGCCTTCAATTCTGGCGAAGTATGTGTATAATAGGTAACCAGAGACAGATGGGTGGTGGCCGAAAGCTAACTGAGGGTCTCTAGAAAGGAGGTTGCTGCATTGGATAGTAGTATGAGGAGGTGCTCCAGGTAGGTGTTCCCAGGAGCATCTTCTACACCAGGGAGGGGCTTTCCCGCTAGTCGGGGAAGCCCCTCTCTTTTCTTCAACATGTATCACATGATGGAGGTTTAACGCCGGTGGGCGATGTTATTGCCGCCCCTCGAAGAAGCGGCGCGGGTTGTCCACCATGATGTTGTGGATGTCCTCTTCGGTCGCGCCCAATTCACGCAGGCGTGGCAGCACCTGCCGCGTGATGAACAGGTAGCCGTGCGGATTCAGAACTTCGCGCATCTGCCGCGCTTCCTGATTGGCGATGAGCAGCGTCACCGCCCAGTCGTGCCCCAGCATTATGCGCCGCGCGTAGCCCGCCTCGATGAGGTTGTACGCCGTCTGCGTTCGCGCCTCCCAGTCGAGCGCTTCCGGTCTGCCGGGGTAGCGGTCCAGCCCGACCCAAACGCCCTTTTCCAGCAAGCCGGTCAGGTATTCCATATCGTCCGTGTCGTTGCTATGCCCGATATACACCTTGTTCAGGTCGATGCCTTCGTCCTCGAAAATGGCGACTTGCTGGTCGCCGACGCGTTCCGGCGCCCAGGTGTGCGTGGAGATTGGCACGCCTGTTACCCGCTGCGCCCGAGCCGCCGCGCGCAGGATAACCTCGCCCTCCGGCGTAACGCCTCCCATGTCGTTGGCGACCTTGATAATCCCCGCCTTTATGCCGGTGTCTTCGATGCCTTCTTCAATCTCGCGGATGTATAGCGGCGCGATGTCTTCCGGCGTCGCCGTCCAGAACACGCGCGGGATGTCGCGCCAAGTGCCGGTCGCGCAGACGATGTTCACGCCCGACCCACGCGACACCTCTGCGATGAGGCGGACGTCGCGTCCCAAGTCGATTGTCGAAACATCGACCATGCTGCGCAGCCCTTCGTCGTATGCCGCTTTAAGGTCGCGTATGCCGCGTTCAATAGAGCCGGCGCGGTCTATGAACTCCGGGTAAACCTGCTGAATCCCCGCAGACGACACAATCACATGCTCATGCGACAGCGTGAATCCCAAGTCCGCCGTGTCCATCGGCCCCAGCACCGAATTGATCGTCGCCATATCGGTAAAACCTCCGGTTTTAGTATGTCAGTATTTCGGTATTTCAGTTAGTCAGAACTTCGCTTTCTTAACGCAGGCGGTAATCAATGAAGCGAGCATACGCTTGACGCTAATTACTTGCTGGTTAACTCTATCGTAAGTCTGGTTGTCAATGTATGCCAAGTCGCGCGTCAGCAGTATGTGATATTCCAGTTCGCTGGCAGAACCCATGGCTATCTGCAAGAAGCGTCTCAACTCTGCATTGCCATACCTACCGCAGCCTTCAGCGATATTGGCGGGGACGGATGCCGCCGACCTGCGTAGCTGGCTGGTCAATCCGTATTGCTCATTGCGCGGAAGATTTTGCGTGATATTGTACACATCCAGAGTCAACTGATGACCATGCTTCCATACCCTCAAGTTCCTGAAATCCTGCACCGCGTAAACCTCTGACTTACTGATATACCGACAAACCGATATACCGACTTACTGACCAACTACACTATTACTCAGCACGCCGATACCGCTTATCTCCACATCGCACACGTCGCCCACCTTCATGTTGTCCGTCGCGCCGTCCGTGCCCATCCATATCATGTCGCCCGGATACAGCGTCAGGTAGCGTGTCATCGCGCTGATGTATGTTTCCACGCCGAAGACCATGTTGTTAGTGGCGAACTCCGAGACGACTTCGCCGTTCAGCCGTACCGTCGTCCGCAGCGAGTCCAGGTCAACATCGGTCTCGATCCACGGGCCCATCGGCTTAAAAGTGTCGCTGTTCTTGGCGCGCCACATCGTGCGGTCGCCTGCCTGCCAGGTGCGCTCGCTCACGTCGTTGCCGATAGTGTAGCCCAGCACGCAGGACAGCGCGTCCTCTTCTGACAGGTGCTTCGCTTCCTTACCGATAACCACCACCAGCTCGCCTTCGTACTGAAAGCGCTCGGTGGAGTCTGCCGGCTTGACGATGGGTTCGCCGTGCGCGATAAGCGCGTTGTTCGCACGGTAGCCGATATCCGGCTTTTGCGGAATATCCGGCTCGCGTCCGAGCAGCGCCGCCGCCTCACGCACATGCTCTTCGTAATTCACACCCGCCGCGTAAAACGTCTTCGGCTCAAAAGGCACGAGCAGCCGCGCATCCGCAAGCGCGCTGCGTCCGCCCGTGCGCTCATACCCATCGAACGGATCGCCGCTCACCTCCGCAATCTCATCGCCTTCTACAATCCCAAAAGCCGCGCCGCCATCCGCTTCATATCTTACCCAGCGCATTGCAAGCCTCCTTACATATCCAACAGCACATATCCAACAGCGTCTTTCGATTATCCATCCTGTTCATCGCTGTTAAATTTCTCCAGCCCAAACGCTTCTGCGACCAATTCATACGACCGCACTCTGTCCGCGAAATCGTAGCATATCGTTACGACGCCGATGTCGTTGGTGTCGTAGGCGTACGCGAGCGCCTCTATCTTGTCGCGCACATACTCGGGCGTGCCGTCGATGTAGCTTTCCTTTAGCTTCGACAGATACGCCCATTCGTCGGGACGGTATTCGTATGCGAGCGCCTCTTCGATGGGCGGCACGCCTTCGCGGATGTTCTGCACCGAGCGCACTCGCGACAGATTGCGGCTCGCGCCGATTCGCTGCGCATCCTCGTCCGTCTCGGCGCACAATACCTGCAGCGCGACATTCACCTTCGGCTCGGACAGATACTCGGACGGCTGGAAGTTCTGCCGATACATCTCGGCGATCGCCGGTCCGTGCTCTGTCGCCAGGCCGAAGAAGTGCGCGAAACTGAACGGCAAGCCCATCTCGGCTGCCATCGCCGCGCTGTCCGCACGCGAGCCGAGCAGCCACACATCGGGCGTGGTGAACTCGCCGGGACCGGCGTGCAGCGACGCGAAGGGATGCTCGCCGTCCACCGTGTCGTGCAGAAAGTTCAGCAGATCGCGCACGACGACCGGGTAGTGGCGCACATCGAGTTGCGGACGCGGATACGACAGCGCTGCCGCCGTAATCTGGTCGCTGCCCGGCGCGCGCCCAATGCCGAGGTCTATCCTGCCGGGGAAGAGCGTCTCCAACATACGGAACACCTCGGCGACCTTGAACGCGCTGTAGTGTGGCAGCATCACGCCGCCGCTGCCTACGCGAATGCTCTCCGTGTTCGCGGCAATCTGCCCGATGAGGATTTCCGGGCTAGTCCCGGCGAAGTTCGCCAAGTTGTGGTGCTCCGCCACCCAGAAGCGCCGGTAGCCCAGCCGCTCGACGGCGCGCGCCAGCTCGACGGTTTCCGTCAGCGCGTCTCGCGCCGTGCCGCCCTTCCGCACCGGCGACTGGTCCACGACACTGAGTTGTATATTGCTGCTCAATATTGCACCTTATTTCTCAGGTTGTACGGGCCTGCATCGCGCACGGTTCATCCCTCATCCTGCTCGTTCTGCCCATCCTGTCCATCGATGTTAATTCCCCGCCCTATCGGGGCATTGGCAGGCATGGAAAGAGACCTATATGCGCTAAATCGGCACTATCGTGTGGCTTTTCCACCGATTGATGGCAGACTGTCCGCGCGGGCTGACTTGGCGCTGCACTTGCACGTTGATGAGCGCAGGGCGTTCCAGTTTCAGGCAGCGTTCGAGCGCGGGATGAAGTTCCTCCGGGTTCTCTACGATTTCGCCGTGCCCGCCTAGTCCGCGCACCACTTGGTCGTAGCGCGTGGGCAGCAGGTCGGTGGCGACGGGCTTGCCATATACCCCAAGCTGAATCTGCCGGTCGATGCCCCACGCGGAGTCGTTTCCCATCACGCAGACGAACGGCAGGTTGTGCCGCACCGCCGTATCGTACTCCATGCCGTTGAAACCGAACGCGCCGTCGCCGCTGAACGCGATTACCCGTCTGTCCGGATGCGCCAATTTCGCCGCGAGCGCAGTCGGTATCGTGTGCCCAAGCATGCCGGACGGCGTTACATACAGCCAGCTCTTGGGAAACCGCGCAGGCAGGTACGCGCGCGCGAAATGGCAGTAGTCGCCGCCGTCGAATATCAGGTAGTCGTCCGGCGACAGCTGCTGCATCACGGTGCGGTGCACAAACATCGCATGCATCGGCGCGTCCGGCACTGCCAGCGATTCCAGGTGCTCCTGCCAAGCCCTGCGCTCTGCGCGAAGTTCGTTAAGCCAGGGCAAGTCCGACCACGCATGCTTGCCCGCCTCCGCCGTGAGCTGCCGCAGCGTGGCTTCGACATCGCCGGCGATTCCCACCGCCACCCCGCGATTGCGCCCGATTTCCGCTTCGGACGGATCGATCTGTATGACGGCGGCGTCCGCGCCTATCGTCGGCGCCATTGCGTAGCCGATAATCAGGTCTTGCTTGCGTCCGAGCATCAGCACGGCATCCGCATCGCGTATCTTGCGCGACGCTTGACTAAGCCCTTGATCGAAGAAACCTAGGCAGTAGGGATGTTCGTCCGACACCAGACCGCGCGCGTCTCCCTCTGTCAGCAGCGGGATGCGTGTCGTCTCGATGAACGCCTGCATCACCTCGCCGGAGCGCGAGTACGCCGCCGCGCTGCCCGCGACGATGAGCGGGCGCTCGGCGGCATGCAATATCGCAATCGCCTGCTCGATGTCCGCCTGCGATGCCTGTGCCGCGCCGATGCCGCGATATTCGTTCGGCGCGTAGAGCGCGACTTCGTCTTCGCTGACCATGTTCTGCTGAATGTCAACCGGAATGGTCAGATGCACGGGACCCCGCCGCCCGCTGTACGCCACGCGAAGGGCGTGCGCTATCATGTCCGGGATGCGCCGCGTGTCGGTAACCATCCACGCGCCCTTGCAGACGGGACGCGCCATGCCGACCTGATCGATCTCTTGCATCGCGCCGCGTCCCAGCTCAGCGAGTTCCGCGGAGCCGCTGATGGACAGCAGCGGACTTTCCGAGTGCTGCGCGTTGGCGAGACCGGGTATTGCGTTGGAAAAGCCCGGCGTCGTGTACATCGCCACGCCCGGCTCGCCGGTAATGCGGCCCCAAGCGTCCGCCATGTGCGCCGCCGCCTGCTCGTGCCGCGTGTCCACGAAGCGAAAGCCCATATCCGCCATCGTATCCAGTGCGGGCAGCACATGGTCGCCCGCAATCGTGAACACATTCTTCACGCCTTCAAGCGCCAGCGCCCTGCCAATCAGCTCACTGCCGCTCACCATCCCCGAACTTGGTGTAGTCATTGTTAACCTCTCATCAATTCTTTTGGTCTCCCTAATGTTAGATTGTTACGCCTTTAGGCACAACCACGCGCAGATTGCACAATAGCCGTCTCAATAGTCGTCCCCCCCACCAAGAAATGATATTAAATATCCGATAAATTGCACCAGAAACTATGTGCGCTTTCTTCGAAATCCTGCTAACATTAATCGTTGCCCTACCGCCTTATCTCTCCGCCCTCTTCGAGAAAGATTAGTAGAGAAGGTTAGAGTAAGGGGGCAAGCCCGGATTACGCCACACAAAGCCCAACTGAGAGTCGCCACATTGCTTTCAATCCACACCGATCCGTTTGACGATGCTTGGGTCGCCTTCGACCTCGAAACGACCGGACTCAACGCCGATAGAGGCGATGCCATTATCGAGATTGGTGCTGCCAAGTTTCAGGGCGGTAAAACGCTCGACACATTCGAGCGCTTCGTGAATCCACAGCGGAGAATATCCCCCTTCATCACGGCGCTGACCGGCATTCAACAGCGCGAGCTAGACCGCGCGGACACCATCGACCGCGTTGCGCCTGAATTCGTCGCATTCGTTGGCACTGCGCCCCTCATCGCACACAACGCAGGCTTTGACCTCGGCTTCTTGCGAAATAGCGGTATCGAGTTGCCGAACCCCATCGTGGATACATACGACCTTGCGTATGTTCTGCGACCGGACGAACCGAGTTACGCGTTGGAACAATTAGCGCAGAACTTGGAACTTCCGAATATCCGCAAGCAGCGCAAACAGGACAGGGCGCACCGCGCTGTCTATGACGCCATTGTAAGCAAAATGCTCTTCCTGAGCCTGCTGGAAGACGCCGCCGCGCTCGATCCGATGACGCTCGCCGCCATGCAGCGTATAGCGCAATCGTCTGGCTGGTCGATGTCGTATCTGCTTGATGGCATCGCCGCCAACCCGCGCGTTATATCCGGCGGTTACCCGCCTCTAACATCGTCAGCGATTGCGGAATCGTCCGATGCGTCTATACAGGATGCGAATTCAGACGAGGATGAGTCTAAAGTCGGCTTGAACGGATTGGATATGCAGCGCATCACCCGCAGATTGCACAGCGGCGGTGCGCTGAAAGAGAACGAGCGAATAACGCCCATCGATGCGGATATGGTCGCGTCGATGTTCAGCGAAGGCGGCGAGCTTTCGCGGGCGCTGGACGGCTTTGAGTCGCGCGCCGAACAAGTACAGATGGCGCAGGCGGTTACGGAGGCTATCAACGACGGCGAGCGCATCATCATCGAGGCGGGCACCGGCGTCGGCAAGTCGCTCGCGTACCTGCTGCCCGCCGCGCTCTACGCCCTCGCCAACGGCAAGCGCGTGGTCATTTCCACCAACACCATAAACCTTCAAGAGCAGCTGCTGAACAAGGATGTGCCCATCCTCGTAGAGGCGCTGAAGTTTGCGGACGACGACGGCGAAGAAGACGAAGACGGGCTGCGATTCGCCTCGCTGAAGGGACGCGCGAATTACCTGTGCATGCGCCGCTGGAACGCAATGTACGCCTCCGAGCCGACTTCTGAAGAGGCGCGACTGCTCGCCAAGACTATGCTCTGGCTGCAATCGACCGCGAGCGGCGACCGCGCCGAAATCAACTTAGGGCATCGCGACGCAGCCGCTCCGTGGGACAGGTTGTCTGCGAACAACGCGCGTGGCTGTATGCGAAATGAGAGCGTCTGCTTCCTGCGCGCTGCCCGCGAACGCGCCGCCGCGTCGCACCTGATTGTCGTCAACCACGCGCTGCTTCTGTCGAACGCGCTCGTAGGCAGGATAATTCCGGACTACGATGTGCTAATCATCGACGAAGCGCACCATCTCGAAGAGGAAGCCACCAAGCATCTCGGCTTCGAGCTGACGCAGGCGCGCTTCGGCGAACATTTCCAGAATCTAAGCGGCGACGCCGGGCTGCCCAATCAGGCAACTATGGCATTCCGCACCGCGCTGTCGGATGTTACAGACCGCAAGGAAACCGTGGATACGGTCGTCGATGAGATTGCGAGGCTGATGCCCCGCGTGCGCGATTATGTCCCGCGTACTTTGGCGCAAATGGGAACGATGGTGAAGCCCACGGACAGCGGACGCCAGCAGCCGGCATACGCGCAGCAGGTTCGCGTCACGAAGGGCATGCGGGCGAATCCGAAGTGGTCCGAGATAGAAATCGGCTGGGAGAACGCGGACCTTGCGCTCCTAGAACTGGGCAAGCTGCTGGGGAATTTGCACAAGGCATTGGAAGGCATGGACGAGGCGGGCTTGCTAAACTACGAATCGCTGATGAACGATCTTGCCGACGCAGCGCAGGCGAACGATACGCTGCGCCGCAATCTGCACGAATTCGTGGTCGCGCCGGAGGACGACGCAATTTACTGGCTCACGCTGTCGGCACAGCGCCAAGACTTGTCGCTGCACGCCGCGCCGCTGCATGTCGCGGAACATCTGGACGACCTGATATTCTCGCAGACCCGCAGCGTCATAATGACCAGCGCGACGCTCAGCACAGAGCAGAACTTCAATCACATCGTGGAACGCACCGGCTTCAAGGACGCGCGCGCACTGCTGCTAGGCTCTCCATTCGACTACCCGAATGTCGCCGCGCTCTGCCTGCCGAACGACATACCCGCGCCGAATTCGTGGGCGTATCAGGATGCGCTGGACAACACTATAAAGGATACCGCGATCGCCGCCGATGGACGCACGATGGCGCTCTTCACATCGTACAGCGCGCTGCGCAAGACGGCGTCCAACATCAGGAACGACCTGAAGGCGCGCGGCATAGAGGTCTTGCAGCAGGGCAATGATGGTCCGCCGGCTCAGATCGTGCGCCGCTTCATGCAGAATCCGCGCGCCGTGCTGCTGGGCACCGCCAGCTTCTGGGAGGGCGTTGATCTGCCCGGCGATGCGCTCAGCGCACTGATAATCGCCAAACTGCCCTTCGATGTGCCCAATGAGCCAGTCTTCCAGGCGCGCTCCGAGTTGTACGACAACGCCTTTATGCAGTACAGCGTGCCCCGC
Above is a genomic segment from Chloroflexota bacterium containing:
- the dgoD gene encoding galactonate dehydratase; translation: MQITDITAHLVHPGKAKNLCFVKIDTDEGIHGWGECYTQSDRDTQIVAHVEQLKRYLIGRDPTNIKHFMQMAFDDFAGRRGAMDYYCAISGLEHAMWDIAGKAYGAPVHKLIGGACRDKIRVYANGWSGGNPTPESLAERASEVIEAGFTALKFDPIPGRWRTFVGKEVEDAAVANVRAVREAVGPDVDILVEMHRRLAPMHAVRIAHEIEQYRPFWYEEPVLAENIPALASVRQKINIPVVTGEELYTKFEFREVFEKQAADILNPDVCNVGGILELKEIAAMAEPYFVVISPHNFNSTTVGLAATIQVSAAIPNFLITEYFVNLEDLGNDIAKNPFEVKDGYIQLPDTPGLGIDLDEERLAAYPYKPFPPRSPAQIWDEGP
- a CDS encoding Killer protein produces the protein MIVSFRNRRLEALYNGNERRVAPQHLRKLKRILGLLDISSTPRDMDIPGFRLHSLTGDLRGHYAVWVSANWRVTFRFDEDGNAADVDYTDYH
- a CDS encoding HigA family addiction module antidote protein — translated: MPMHNPPHPGEIVKYECLEPLGLTVTRAAEGLGITRQALSNLVNEKSDMSVDMALRLSQAFGSTPETWLRLQMAHDLWQAREQAEQIKVERFAAANTAD
- a CDS encoding DUF91 domain-containing protein, whose translation is MEETKIWSVDGDGTSTTQLDTTNRMETEGRLEDILTRNPDMLEDGLQLVGRQTSTAGGWLDLLGVDTDGRLVVYELKRGRLNRDAVAQVIDYASDLDTKEQDDLSSHIERQSGKYGIEKIDDFKDWYSKLRESNELPEDDLEALKPPRMVLVGLGVDDTTERMVGYMASGGMDISLLTFYGFANTDGKILLARNVEVGSDRIPVNQGPRSRHRNRRAQFERKAQTLPTDVQNVLTEIEIMFRRQHSRFSKGYSTTRMNFSLDYSWYDFPGMEWKNKAVTLFVEISNGDYVNLGFHPAAVHFASDDEINKLRDEGVNFERVELADSGYEAMRHFEQIKHEIKYPLRSLADWEEHRETLTALTQKVCKAYDAAREEALSNQ
- a CDS encoding aspartyl/glutamyl-tRNA amidotransferase subunit A — protein: MTTELHYLTIGEASGLLQSGELSPVELTRAFLERIDALDDTLECYITVLHDGAMAEARQAEAEILRGDYRGAMHGIPIALKDLYDTEGVLTTASSKVMADRVPTEDATTTARLREAGAVLLGKLAMHEFALGGPDPTNGFPLARNPWNLDHIPGGSSSGSGAGIAAGLCMGTLGSCTGGSIRGPAAFCSIAGIKATYGRVSRYGVVPLSWTLDHCGPMTWTVEDSAIMLQAIAGYDPKDPTTSRAPVPDYSESLIDDIEGMRIGVPRHFFFADDPTIDKDVLSAVDDALQVMEELGAHVEEVNIPMLEHAGAAQPVIMLSEAFAYHQNNLRDTPELFGEMVRARFRTGGLFSGGDYVQAQRVRNVLKREFAEVLRNVDVIVSPTMSNPAPRFDAMDAMTTSRVPSFTGPYNLTGMPAISVPCGFTPAGLPVGLQIAGKPFDEPTVFRAAHAYERQARLFERRPAV
- a CDS encoding phosphotriesterase-related protein; protein product: MATINSVLGPMDTADLGFTLSHEHVIVSSAGIQQVYPEFIDRAGSIERGIRDLKAAYDEGLRSMVDVSTIDLGRDVRLIAEVSRGSGVNIVCATGTWRDIPRVFWTATPEDIAPLYIREIEEGIEDTGIKAGIIKVANDMGGVTPEGEVILRAAARAQRVTGVPISTHTWAPERVGDQQVAIFEDEGIDLNKVYIGHSNDTDDMEYLTGLLEKGVWVGLDRYPGRPEALDWEARTQTAYNLIEAGYARRIMLGHDWAVTLLIANQEARQMREVLNPHGYLFITRQVLPRLRELGATEEDIHNIMVDNPRRFFEGRQ
- a CDS encoding four helix bundle protein translates to MQDFRNLRVWKHGHQLTLDVYNITQNLPRNEQYGLTSQLRRSAASVPANIAEGCGRYGNAELRRFLQIAMGSASELEYHILLTRDLAYIDNQTYDRVNQQVISVKRMLASLITACVKKAKF